One genomic region from Drosophila busckii strain San Diego stock center, stock number 13000-0081.31 chromosome 3R, ASM1175060v1, whole genome shotgun sequence encodes:
- the LOC108604097 gene encoding RAB6A-GEF complex partner protein 2, producing MIEIKAKLVRADSAIYATGECVECLIEFTHKVFDEEQANAREQNANNASLENLAWASAQLHCYRKTSYSTPAADKTAELAELIGRTALDSVTQTPGEVIVATKPKILFCDLKLQPGETKIYFFNEFVPRDGPPTYRGHDIRYFYKITIATQRVKSKVQTLMVPIRVLPIPLIARPDELPVTVETNEELAPTNPFLEKREISELEISWHHLKNVTARRAPKFYRISNKRGFVGRFCLFKPAYKLGEDIVGSLDFSNCQVRCVQFSVKLQQQELPIRPQPQQPQTPTGDDVSSLNSFDMASIASGIALDNMHKSETSSSARNKDEPLPSGKLSTISTSHQVCYATLQTQVVVPIPLHVTPTFRTDMVDVKWRLHFEFVTSVMMDFGTPNPVSGELKAPAELPVETMVWNLPVTIYAANPLQIYAPSQTFNLLIK from the exons ATGATTGAAATCAAAGCGAAACTAGTGCGAGCTGATTCGGCAATTTATGCCACAGGCGAGTGTGTCGAATGCCTCATCGAATTTACTCACAAAGTATTTGACGAGGAGCAAGCAAACGCAAGAGAGCAAAACGCCAACAATGCAAG CCTCGAGAATTTGGCCTGGGCATCGGCACAGCTTCACTGCTATCGCAAGACCAGCTATAGCACACCGGCAGCTGATAAAACGGCTGAGCTGGCTGAATTAATTGGACGCACAGCGCTGGATTCAGTTACCCAAACGCCCGGGGAAGTTATAGTGGCCACAAAGCCGAAGATATTGTTCTGCGATCTGAAGCTGCAGCCGGGTGAAACCAAAATAT ATTTTTTCAATGAGTTTGTGCCGCGCGATGGTCCTCCCACGTATCGTGGCCATGACATACGCTACTTTTACAAAATTACGATTGCTACACAACGCGTCAAATCAAAAGTGCAAACGCTAATGGTGCCCATACGTGTGCTGCCCATTCCATTAATAGCACGACCCGACGAGCTGCCTGTCACCGTGGAGACCAACGAGGAGCTGGCACCAACCAATCCCTTTCTTGAGAAGCGCGAAATAAGTGAGCTGGAAATATCGTGGCATCATCTTAAA AATGTTACAGCTCGTCGTGCTCCCAAGTTTTATCGCATTTCGAATAAGCGCGGCTTCGTTGGACGCTTCTGTTTGTTTAAGCCCGCTTACAAGCTAGGCGAGGATATTGTAGGCAGCCTGGATTTCAGCAACTGCCAAGTGCGCTGTGTGCAGTTCTCCgtaaagctgcaacagcaggaACTTCCCATACGACCACAACCGCAACAGCCACAGACGCCTACAGGCGATGACGTTTCCTCTCTAAACTCCTTTGATATGGCCAGCATTGCCAGTGGCATTGCCCTTGACAACATGCATAAGTCAGAAACTTCGAGCAGTGCTCGTAACAAAGACGAGCCGCTGCCCAGCGGTAAGCTAAGCACCATTTCCACATCCCATCAAGTGTGCTATGCGACGCTGCAAACGCAGGTAGTGGTACCCATTCCATTGCATGTGACCCCAACGTTTCGCACGGATATGGTTGATGTCAAGTGGCGTCTGCATTTTGAGTTTGTCACCAGTGTCATGATGGACTTTGGCACGCCTAATCCAGTGTCAGGAGAGCTTAAGGCACCCGCGGAGCTGCCGGTCGAGACAATGGTGTGGAATTTACCTGTCACAATTTATGCAGCCAATCCGTTGCAGATATATGCTCCAAGTCAAACGTTTAACCTATTAATTAAGTAA
- the LOC108604751 gene encoding MMS19 nucleotide excision repair protein homolog: MTTLSRASIEKAFKSDEKILAAATKISQELTNGDYHFEALADELGFAMTSADLNQRIAGTKFLSAVLNALPKDYLNAKELKYMTTYYVNGLRDHHGVISALIDGLHALVSMQSLPAENVPELLRAFFQYTNSQSQTRTDRTKLFNIFQYLIQHFPTELTEMSDFLSGLVESIDGERDPRNLDIIFSFMPQFMADFPLQHLAEELFEIFACYFPVDFNPSKQDPEAVTRDVLSEKLSNCLVANEQFAAWTVALALEKLDSELLVAKLDSIELLRKAALRFAPTALEPHFTEIWQALKMETFPGSDNAEVQRAALKALAELLKAAAKESTISHNYQAAILGVVLPHLSDVHQRLYEPAAKIALMCVSGDAAYAGDKILHTILLKLQESKQQLPQDEQRLQFYRLITEVYRMADMRQALQQLDRAIALPLQDDVIAVLRICESESLEGSEQQLELPTAAVKVLSECAPVLSEPQRALIYKALVHIISHPRIDLEFKTLTVSLGALQPVELQSNVLDVCLSSFAVYSQFIKRKVYANLLPLLPLIAFTQRILDLILKQLFTPTTVEPSRRLALEAFIALLQQQDQRFIVELQQECNLIDKLIKLAQNDTEMPMENLELVAASLSRLMQQLPVSEQSAIVSEYLPELQLELASHLFVAKGLLGFLHKDISLDDHFERLLNDLTELTLTSKDPKLRTIANHLLCSMVNKMEHTPANQSHLKRTLSRLMAEVKKGDACAVEVLGWIAKGLVIAGFAEASDIVGDLGDLLKHPTLCHAAALAFDVIAVENPELDLPVVKFLYKQKLFQTILSKLDAKLLSICLHHMNALIYVLKATPHSVLKLNIEKIGPLLFKVLESHNSVKTLCIALGICENFIKHQDAYFQAHLTHFIPSCLELSIKKQDQNMPVRIAALQLLYDITKYPTFVLLPHKVDVTLALAPTLDDPKRLVRNMAVQARNAWFLVGEPGGD; encoded by the exons ATGACTACGCTGTCTCGTGCAAGCATTGAAAAGGCGTTTAAAAGCGACGAGAAGATCCTAGCTGCAGCCACTAAAATTTCACAAG AGCTCACGAATGGTGACTACCACTTTGAGGCGTTGGCTGATGAGCTGGGCTTTGCCATGACCTCTGCGGATCTTAATCAGCGCATAGCGGGCACCAAGTTCTTATCAGCTGTGCTGAATGCACTCCCCAAGgattatttaaatgccaaagaaTTGAAATACATGACTACCTACTATGTGAATGGACTACGTGATCATCATGGAGTCATATCCGCGCTTATTGATGGTCTACATGCGCTAGTTTCGATGCAGAGCCTGCCTGCTGAAAATGTGCCGGAGCTACTACGCGCCTTCTTCCAATACACCAACAGTCAGTCGCAGACGCGCACAGATCGCACCAAGCTGTTCAACATATTCCAGTATCTCATACAGCATTTTCCAACAG AGCTGACGGAAATGTCTGACTTTTTGAGCGGGCTTGTCGAGTCCATTGATGGCGAGCGTGATCCACGCAATTTGGATATTATATTCAGCTTTATGCCACAATTTATGGCTGACTTTCCGCTGCAGCATTTAGCTGAGGAATTGTTTGAAATCTTTGCCTGCTATTTTCCCGTTGACTTCAATCCCAGCAAACAGGACCCAGAGGCTGTGACGCGTGATGTGCTGTCCGAAAAGTTATCCAATTGTCTGGTGGCCAACGAACAGTTTGCTGCATGGACAGTGGCATTAGCTTTGGAAAAGCTGGATAGCGAGCTGCTGGTGGCCAAACTGGATTCCATTGAGCTTCTG CGCAAAGCAGCATTAAGATTTGCGCCCACTGCACTGGAGCCGCACTTTACGGAAATCTGGCAGGCGCTGAAAATGGAAACCTTTCCCGGCTCGGACAATGCCGAAGTGCAGCGTGCGGCGCTCAAAGCGCTGGCAGAGTTGCTTAAGGCCGCCGCCAAGGAGTCAACAATAAGCCACAATTACCAAGCTGCCATCTTGGGCGTGGTGCTGCCGCATCTCAGCGATGTGCATCAACGTTTGTATGAGCCTGCTGCCAAAATTGCGCTCATGTGCGTATCCGGCGATGCTGCATACGCGGGCGATAAGATACTTCATACCATACTCTTAAAGTTGCaagaaagcaagcagcaattgccGCAGGATGAGCAGCGCCTGCAGTTTTATCGTTTGATCACCGAAGTGTATCGCATGGCAGACATGAGacaagcgctgcagcagctggatcGCGCCATAGCGTTGCCGCTCCAGGATGACGTCATTGCAGTGCTGCGTATATGCGAGAGCGAAAGTTTGGAgggcagcgagcagcagctggagctgcctACAGCGGCTGTTAAAGTGCTGAGCGAGTGTGCGCCTGTGCTAAGCGAGCCGCAGCGCGCCTTGATCTACAAGGCGTTGGTGCATATCATAAGTCATCCGCGCATTGATTTGGAATTCAAAACGTTGACTGTTAGCCTGGGCGCACTGCAGCCCGTGGAGCTGCAATCCAATGTACTAGACGTCTGTCTCAGCAGCTTTGCTGTGTATTCTCAGTTTATAAAGCgtaaagtgtatgcaaatttgttgccacttCTGCCGCTAATCGCTTTTACTCAACGCATATTGGATTTGATACTCAAGCAATTATTTACACCCACCACAGTGGAGCCGTCACGACGTCTGGCTTTGGAAGCTTTTATTGctctgttgcagcagcaagatCAGCGATTTATTGTCGAGCTGCAGCAGGAGTGTAATCTTATAGATAAGCTTATAAAGCTGGCGCAAAATGATACGGAAATGCCCATGGAAAATCTGGAGCTGGTGGCTGCCTCCCTGAGTCGCCTCATGCAACAACTGCCAGTGTCGGAGCAAAGCGCCATTGTCAGCGAATATTTGccagagctgcagctggagctggcatCGCATCTGTTTGTGGCGAAAGGACTACTGGGCTTTCTGCACAAGGACATCTCGCTGGATGATCATTTCGAGCGTCTGCTCAATGATCTAACTGAGCTCACTTTGACTTCCAAGGACCCAAAACTACGCACTATAGCCAATCATTTGCTCTGCAGCATGGTTAATAAAATGGAGCACACACCAGCCAATCAAAGCCATTTGAAACGCACTTTAAGTCGGCTTATGGCGGAGGTCAAAAAGGGCGATGCTTGCGCTGTCGAAGTGCTGGGCTGGATTGCCAAAGGATTGGTTATTGCGGGTTTCGCTGAAGCCAGCGATATTGTTGGAGAT CTCGGCGATCTCCTTAAGCATCCCACCTTGTGCCATgctgcggctttggcttttgatGTAATTGCTGTCGAGAATCCAGAATTGGATCTGCCCGTTGTCAAGTTTCTGTATAAGCAGAAACTCTTCCAAACTATTCTGAGCAAACTGGACGCCAAGTTGTTGAGCATTTGTCTGCATCATATGAATGCCTTAATCTATGTACTAAAGGCAACGCCACATTCGGtgcttaaacttaatattGAGAAGATTGGACCATTGCTGTTTAAAGTGCTGGAGTCGCACAACTCTGTGAAAACACTTTGCATAGCCTTGGGTATTTGCGAAAACTTTATCAAGCATCAGGATGCGTATTTCCAGGCACACTTGACGCATTTTATACCCAGCTGCCTGGAGCTCTCTATAAAGAAGCAGGATCAGAATATG CCAGTGCGCATTGCtgcactgcagctgctttatgaTATAACCAAGTATCCTAcgtttgtgctgctgccacataaGGTGGATGTAACGTTGGCGCTAGCTCCGACCTTAGACGACCCTAAGCGTCTGGTGAGGAATATGGCAGTACAGGCACGCAACGCTTGGTTCCTGGTAGGTGAGCCTGGAGGTGATTAG
- the LOC108604098 gene encoding vacuolar protein sorting-associated protein 37B, whose amino-acid sequence MYQEYLNQLQTSLVPMNSDQLKDLLHNDDKLDEKVDEVLESLRTQKERFLKENREKAERNIEKEPQIIELRSKLAELTAESKTSCTSVQDLLSQIKEKSGGVSQETALALLQTAAAESEEKTEELAKKFTDNEVTVETFLDEFLSGRRTMHLRKLKAEKMQELISKKSAPQRAPVPAYGNLPSSGFFPAPTMGNVPYPTMGPMMPMPPPPRPY is encoded by the coding sequence ATGTATCAGGAATATCTAAATCAGTTGCAAACATCGCTGGTGCCTATGAACTCTGATCAGTTAAAGGATTTACTACACAATGACGACAAATTGGACGAAAAAGTAGACGAAGTACTCGAATCTCTTCGCACACAAAAGGAGCGCTTCTTGAAAGAGAATCGCGAGAAGGCGGAGAGAAATATTGAAAAAGAGCCACAAATCATAGAACTGCGCAGTAAGCTGGCCGAGCTTACAGCAGAGAGCAAAACCAGCTGCACTAGTGTTCAAGATCTATTGTCACAAATCAAAGAAAAGTCTGGTGGCGTCAGCCAAGAGACAGCGCTGGCTTTGCTgcaaacggcagcagcagagagcgaGGAGAAAACAGAGGAGCTGGCAAAGAAGTTCACAGACAACGAGGTGACCGTGGAGACATTTCTAGATGAGTTTCTCAGTGGACGCCGCACAATGCATCTGCGCAAGCTAAAGGCAGAGAAAATGCAAGAGCTCATAAGCAAGAAGTCCGCTCCGCAGCGTGCGCCCGTGCCCGCTTACGGTAACTTGCCAAGCAGCGGATTCTTTCCGGCACCAACAATGGGCAATGTGCCCTATCCAACAATGGGACCAATGATGCCCATGCCGCCACCCCCGCGACCCTATTAA
- the LOC108603538 gene encoding uncharacterized protein LOC108603538 gives MDDHAARAPPLNRIPGTSQIKEQHKKDLKTLRYHELLEMRDRQGKLLAAKKRLEQLPDKGKRVKEAYEELLLELQKRDDVEAAAKMLGELNIASKGKVALNNLEWHGHTTDDSSDPVDDVLDSDDEQEMDPLRIIAQRTMHERQVKVLPPPKTLITAEDLADIQSFRQEPDSPDSAIADQSVSSRETNETLPAELIEIDAAKVLTKRMPAPVLDQHAIYLIDKTEHHATNEREKFKPFRTTVSNVHDPDKERIRKKGKHWEVTAATPPLIQHKEIQLVPLAESASLQVDYMQKVKDLRIKQAEERLARQEASGRPIRLPENAILKTKASFTNYRNPQVDYLIEGRQQASEQQEVLDPAITDKPATGINYTVYE, from the exons atggaTGATCATGCGGCGCGTGCACCGCCGCTGAATAGAATTCCCGGCACTTCGCAAATAAAGgagcagcacaaaaaagaTCTGAAAACGCTGAGATATCATGAGCTCTTGGAAATGAGAGACAGACAGGGCAAACTTTTGGCGGCCAA AAAACGTTTGGAGCAGCTGCCAGACAAAGGTAAGCGCGTAAAAGAGGCCTACGAAGAATTGCTCTTGGAGCTACAAAAACGCGACGATGTGGAGGCTGCAGCCAAGATGCTAGGCGAACTGAACATAGCGTCCAAGGGCAAGGTGGCGCTTAATAATCTTGAATGGCATGGACACACAACTGATGATAGCTCTGATCCTGTTGATGATGTGTTGGATAGTGATGACGAGCAGGAAATGGATCCGCTGCGTATTATAGCTCAACGAACAATGCATGAGCGTCAAGTTAAagtgctgccgccgccgaAAACGCTAATCACTGCTGAAGACTTGGCTGACATACAGTCGTTTAGGCAGGAGCCCGATTCGCCAGATTCGGCGATAGCCGATCAGAGCGTGTCCAGCAGAGAAACAAACGAAACACTTCCAGCTGAGTTAATAGAAATAGATGCGGCCAAGGTGCTGACCAAACGCATGCCAGCTCCAGTACTAGATCAGCATGCGATATATCTAATTGATAAAACTGAACATCATGCAACTAACGAACGCGAGAAGTTTAAACCATTTCGCACTACTGTGTCCAATGTACACGATCCGGATAAGGAGCGTATACGCAAGAAGGGCAAGCATTGGGAGGTGACTGCAGCAACGCCACCACTGATACAACACAAGGAGATACAGCTGGTGCCGCTGGCCGAGTCAGCCAGCCTCCAGGTCgattatatgcaaaaagtcAAA GACTTACGCATAAAGCAGGCCGAGGAGCGTCTGGCCAGACAGGAAGCAAGCGGCAGACCCATACGCCTACCAGAGAATGCTATACTGAAAACCAAAGCCTCGTTTACAAACTATCGCAATCCACAGGTGGATTATTTAATTGAAGGCCGACAACAGGCCAGCGAGCAGCAGGAGGTGCTGGATCCCGCCATAACTGATAAGCCCGCGACAGGCATTAACTATACAGTCTATGAGTAA
- the LOC108604096 gene encoding katanin p60 ATPase-containing subunit A-like 1, with the protein MSITLLRGGGKQKTTTCVGMTVMAKTTIEEICENAKLARDMALTGNYDSACIYYEGLQGMLARLLKSTVDPLRKGRWSMINNQINQEHAKVKNIQRTLQDISLDLQQTKFAHKLRAQLSDDSEVNKDPAAWFRPDPDIWTPPPKDPDVWGPPKPPPPAQTVVRRATSTTNNRRTNAGTTQSNSGRPSTIPQSTARNGAARNTRNSSAASTSNNARGSGVNGRAPGRKLSTSNNNNNNNNNNNNDSKDDDATAAGSNGTTADGDSGDTQANEEERKFQPNNHIEAELVDILERDILQKDPRVRWSDIADLHDAKRLLEEAVVLPMLMPDYFKGIRRPWKGVLMVGPPGTGKTMLAKAVATECGTTFFNVSSATLTSKYRGESEKMVRLLFEMARFYAPSTIFIDEIDSLCSRRGSESEHEASRRVKSELLVQMDGVGGGEEQAKVVMVLAATNFPWDIDEALRRRLEKRIYIPLPSDEGREALLKINLREVKVDESVDLKNVANQLSGYSGADITNVCREASMMSMRRKIAGLTPEQIRQLATEEVDLPVSNNDFNEAIGRCNKSVSRADLDKYEKWMKEFGSS; encoded by the exons ATGTCCATAACC TTACTGCGAGGTGGTGGCAAGCAAAAGACAACCACTTGCGTAGGAATGACCGTAATGGCCAAAACTACAATTGAAGAAATATGCGAGAATGCCAAATTAGCAAGAGATATGGCCCTGACTGGCAACTACGACTCGGCCTGCATATACTACGAGGGCTTACAG GGCATGTTGGCGCGTTTGCTTAAAAGCACCGTTGACCCCTTGCGCAAGGGCAGATGGAGTATGATAAACAATCAAATTAATCAGGAGCATGCCAAGGTGAAGAATATACAACGCACATTGCAGGATATTTCATTAGatttgcagcaaacaaaatttgctcATAAGCTGCGTGCGCAGCTAAGCGATGACAGTGAAGTGAATAAAGATCCCGCCGCCTGGTTTCGACCTGATCCAGATATATGGACGCCGCCGCCCAAAGACCCAGATGTCTGGGGACCACCAAAACCGCCGCCACCTGCACAAACAGTGGTGCGGCGTGCCACTAGCACAACTAACAATCGCCGAACAAACGCGGGCACTACACAAAGTAACAGCGGCAGGCCCAGCACAATCCCACAAAGCACCGCACGCAATGGCGCAGCACGCAACACGCGCAACTCTTCAGCTGCCTCCACATCGAACAACGCACGTGGCAGCGGCGTCAATGGACGCGCGCCAGGACGCAAGCTCTCCacctccaacaacaacaataacaataataataataacaacaatgataGCAAAGATGATGATGCCACAGCAGCGGGCAGCAATGGCACCACAGCTGACGGCGACTCTGGCGATACACAAGCCAACGAGGAGGAGCGTAAATTTCAGCCCAACAATCACATCGAAGCTGAGCTTGTGGACATACTGG AACGTGATATATTGCAAAAGGATCCAAGGGTGCGCTGGAGCGATATTGCTGATCTGCACGACGCCAAACGCTTGCTGGAAGAGGCTGTGGTATTGCCCATGCTGATGCCAGATTACTTTAAG GGCATACGACGTCCTTGGAAAGGTGTATTGATGGTCGGCCCACCAGGCACGGGCAAGACCATGCTAGCCAAAGCGGTAGCCACTGAATGCGGCACCACCTTCTTCAATGTCAGCTCGGCCACGTTGACATCCAAATATCGCGGAGAGTCTGAGAAAATGGTGCGTCTGCTGTTTGAAATGGCACGCTTCTATGCACCCAGCACCATATTTATTGATGAGATTGATTCGCTGTGCTCGCGACGCGGCTCTGAGTCGGAGCACGAAGCATCGCGACGTGTCAAATCGGAACTGTTGGTGCAAATGGATGGCGTGGGCGGTGGCGAGGAGCAGGCTAAGGTGGTAATGGTGCTGGCTGCCACCAATTTCCCCTGGGACATAGATGAGGCACTGCGTCGGCGACTGGAGAAGCGTATCTATATACCGTTGCCATCGGATGAGGGACGCGAGGCGTTGCTGAAAATCAATTTGCGTGAGGTAAAAGTGGATGAAAGTGTCGATCTCAAGAATGTGGCCAATCAGCTAAGCGGATACTCTGGAGCAGATATAACCAATGTGTGCAG GGAGGCAAGCATGATGTCAATGCGACGCAAGATCGCCGGCTTGACGCCAGAGCAGATACGACAGCTAGCTACGGAGGAGGTGGATCTGCCTGTGTCCAATAATGACTTCAACGAAGCCATTGGCCGCTGCAATAAGAGCGTATCCAGAGCGGATCTGGACAAGTATGAGAAATGGATGAAGGAATTCGGTTCGTCATGA